One stretch of Pontiella desulfatans DNA includes these proteins:
- a CDS encoding IS3 family transposase (programmed frameshift) produces the protein MGRKRRTFTDKFKAKVAIEAIKGVKTLAELASEYQVHPNQISDWKKQLLSNAPDLFASGKKKQAQTEEELTAPLYEEIGRLKMDVKWLKKAMSLPLSTRRSWVEPGTDYSVRRQCRLAGVPRSGFYYDPAPETPENLLLMRLIDEQYLRHPEFGYPRMTDWLRDQDYDVNHKRVARLMQLMGIQAITPGPHTSKPAPRHKIYPYLLRNVDIERVNQVWSTDITYIPMRHGYMYLTAVIDWYSRYVLAWELSSTMESTFCVDALERALTQGNPEIFNTDQGSQFTSNAFTGVLLNENITISMDGRGRALDNVFIERLWWSVKYEKIYPACYADGHALHRGLDSYFKYYNHERKHSALDKRTPAEVFMEGAVRT, from the exons ATGGGAAGAAAACGAAGAACATTCACGGACAAGTTCAAGGCCAAGGTGGCGATTGAGGCCATCAAGGGCGTGAAGACATTGGCGGAGCTGGCATCGGAATATCAGGTCCATCCGAACCAGATTTCGGATTGGAAGAAGCAGTTGCTTTCGAATGCGCCGGATCTTTTTGCATCGGGGAAAAAGAAGCAGGCTCAAACGGAAGAAGAGCTTACGGCTCCACTTTACGAAGAGATCGGGCGTCTGAAGATGGACGTGAAGTGGCTC AAAAAAGCTATGAGCCTGCCGCTTTCAACGCGCCGCAGCTGGGTGGAGCCCGGCACCGATTATTCGGTTCGGCGGCAGTGTAGGCTCGCAGGCGTCCCCAGATCGGGCTTCTACTACGACCCCGCCCCGGAAACGCCGGAGAACCTGCTTCTGATGCGTTTGATCGACGAGCAGTATCTCCGGCATCCGGAGTTCGGCTATCCACGCATGACGGACTGGTTGCGTGATCAAGACTATGATGTCAATCACAAGCGGGTCGCCCGCCTCATGCAGCTGATGGGGATTCAGGCCATCACGCCCGGTCCGCACACGAGCAAGCCCGCCCCGAGGCACAAGATCTACCCTTATTTGCTGCGCAATGTGGACATCGAACGGGTGAACCAGGTTTGGAGTACGGACATCACCTACATCCCGATGCGGCATGGATACATGTACCTGACCGCCGTAATCGACTGGTACAGCCGCTATGTGCTCGCCTGGGAGCTCTCAAGCACCATGGAGAGCACGTTCTGCGTTGATGCGCTGGAGCGTGCGCTGACGCAGGGGAATCCGGAGATATTCAACACCGACCAAGGAAGCCAGTTCACCTCGAACGCCTTCACCGGTGTCCTGTTAAACGAGAACATCACCATCAGCATGGACGGGCGAGGCCGGGCGTTGGACAACGTATTCATCGAACGACTGTGGTGGTCGGTGAAGTATGAGAAAATCTATCCCGCATGCTATGCCGACGGGCATGCGTTGCATCGGGGCCTTGACAGCTATTTTAAATATTACAACCACGAGAGGAAGCACAGCGCTCTGGACAAACGCACCCCCGCCGAGGTATTCATGGAAGGAGCAGTCAGAACATGA
- a CDS encoding type IV toxin-antitoxin system AbiEi family antitoxin domain-containing protein, whose product MHAALAAGISRPQLYSLRDRGDIELVSRGVYRLSDLPALGNPDLVTVSLRCPEAVVCLVSALSFHEITGQIPYEVSVAVPRNTSLLRLDYPPLDARWFAGAAYDSGIETHVVDGVRVQVYSPE is encoded by the coding sequence ATGCATGCAGCGCTTGCGGCGGGCATAAGCCGGCCGCAGCTCTATTCCCTGCGGGACCGCGGGGATATTGAGCTGGTATCACGTGGTGTCTACCGGTTATCTGATCTCCCGGCACTGGGCAACCCCGATTTGGTAACTGTGTCCCTGCGCTGCCCCGAGGCGGTGGTCTGCCTGGTTTCTGCGCTCTCATTTCATGAAATCACCGGGCAGATTCCATACGAGGTTTCTGTGGCGGTACCGCGCAACACGAGCCTGCTCAGGCTCGATTATCCGCCGCTTGATGCCCGCTGGTTTGCCGGAGCTGCTTATGATTCCGGAATCGAAACGCATGTTGTCGATGGCGTCCGGGTTCAAGTCTACTCCCCGGAATAG
- a CDS encoding Fic family protein — protein MKYIWQQDNWPEFQYDLTGIQEKMIRFTEKTGRVDGLLSALPESLRMDAVIELMVAEAVKSSEIEGEMLSRPDVMSSIKNNLGIPSRPRHVSDSRARGIAELMVCVRDDFARALSRNMLFTWHSMLMKGNAYVKSGAWRSHSEPMLIVSGTVGSEQVHYEAPPSPQVPGEMKRFVEWFNATAPRAQDEICYAPVRSALAHLYFESIHPFEDGNGRIGRALSEKVLSQGLGRPVVMSLSRSIDEDRQGYYDTLKQAQQAGRITEWIEWFVNMLMNAQTQAETEIEFTLKKTRLFDRVEGELNARQLKAVRRMLAQGAAGFEGGMTAKKYMAITKATKPTATRDLQDLVAKTVLIPEGSGRSTHYQVNI, from the coding sequence ATGAAATATATCTGGCAACAGGATAATTGGCCTGAATTCCAATACGATTTGACAGGAATTCAGGAGAAAATGATCCGTTTTACCGAAAAAACGGGCCGGGTTGACGGTTTGTTGTCCGCCCTTCCTGAATCACTCCGGATGGATGCCGTCATTGAGTTGATGGTTGCCGAGGCTGTAAAAAGTTCTGAGATCGAGGGCGAAATGCTTAGTCGTCCTGACGTGATGTCCTCGATTAAGAATAATCTCGGTATACCTTCGAGGCCCAGGCATGTGAGTGACTCCCGAGCAAGGGGAATTGCGGAGTTGATGGTTTGTGTCAGGGATGATTTCGCCCGTGCTCTTAGCCGAAATATGCTGTTCACATGGCACTCGATGCTCATGAAAGGCAACGCTTATGTAAAGTCGGGAGCATGGCGCTCGCATTCAGAGCCCATGTTGATTGTATCGGGTACAGTCGGCAGCGAGCAGGTTCACTACGAAGCCCCGCCATCGCCGCAGGTTCCTGGGGAAATGAAACGCTTTGTAGAATGGTTTAATGCTACGGCACCGAGGGCGCAGGATGAAATTTGTTATGCACCCGTTCGTTCTGCCCTGGCCCATCTCTACTTCGAGTCCATTCATCCGTTTGAGGACGGTAATGGGCGCATCGGCCGGGCCCTTTCCGAAAAGGTGTTATCCCAGGGATTAGGCAGACCCGTGGTTATGAGCCTGTCGCGTTCCATCGATGAGGACCGGCAGGGTTATTATGATACCTTAAAACAGGCTCAACAGGCCGGTAGGATAACGGAGTGGATCGAGTGGTTTGTGAACATGCTGATGAATGCTCAAACGCAGGCGGAGACCGAAATTGAATTCACCCTGAAGAAAACCAGGTTGTTTGACCGAGTTGAAGGTGAGCTCAACGCTCGGCAGTTGAAGGCTGTTCGCCGTATGCTCGCTCAGGGGGCTGCTGGGTTCGAGGGCGGTATGACGGCAAAAAAATACATGGCGATTACGAAAGCAACCAAGCCCACAGCTACCCGCGATCTGCAGGATCTTGTTGCCAAAACAGTGTTAATTCCTGAGGGAAGCGGGCGCAGTACGCATTACCAGGTAAATATCTGA
- a CDS encoding tyrosine-type recombinase/integrase encodes MNNNNNNKPNIKDDGFELHAGYRIRQLTSKAGKRYQVDLGRSTGKHIRLSFETLKAARKCAFEKSNEKKNHGVKILGFTDKQRNDAVTALEILGPYGINLKQAANFYAKHNQVVDHTNGTGELLRQYLEAQEQRKNIGELRERSYKECVQHLSKYGGSEGHLAIDTISATDIDTWLDNQNFGATSRDNHRRYISGFFNWCLDQGKITANPVLRTRKIKKVTHTPEIYSTKDVKTIFGACTAFITEPGTDGNGKKVRIRKVKLEGKMVVPDKTTLIPYMALAFFAGIRPNEITRLRWKDIDLQLDEIHVNADTSKTSTARIVHISANLKKWLIPYRGDDDALVFPYSDTVLRSWRRAIFKDLDVKYIQDGARHSFATYYLALNSMDDTIQELGHTDTKMLFKHYRGLAKNRKNQAREYFKIAPAKEAKIIPMTKAV; translated from the coding sequence ATGAACAACAACAACAACAACAAGCCCAACATTAAAGACGACGGTTTTGAACTCCATGCCGGCTATCGCATTAGACAACTGACCTCCAAAGCCGGAAAAAGATACCAAGTCGACCTTGGCCGCTCCACCGGCAAACACATCCGCCTGTCTTTTGAAACGCTCAAGGCAGCCCGAAAATGTGCTTTTGAAAAGAGCAACGAAAAAAAGAACCACGGCGTTAAGATTCTTGGATTTACCGACAAACAACGAAACGATGCTGTCACCGCCCTAGAGATCCTGGGACCCTATGGGATCAACCTGAAACAGGCGGCCAACTTCTATGCAAAGCACAATCAGGTCGTCGATCACACCAATGGAACTGGAGAGCTTTTACGGCAGTACCTCGAAGCCCAAGAGCAGCGTAAGAATATCGGTGAACTCCGAGAGAGATCCTATAAAGAGTGTGTCCAGCACCTTAGCAAATATGGAGGTTCAGAGGGACATCTAGCCATTGACACCATTAGCGCAACTGATATCGACACATGGCTTGATAATCAAAATTTCGGAGCTACCAGCCGAGATAATCACCGTCGCTATATCAGCGGCTTCTTTAACTGGTGCCTGGATCAAGGCAAGATCACCGCAAACCCGGTTCTGCGCACTAGAAAGATTAAGAAAGTAACTCACACCCCCGAAATTTACAGCACGAAGGACGTAAAGACTATTTTTGGGGCCTGCACTGCATTCATTACCGAGCCTGGCACAGACGGAAACGGCAAGAAGGTGCGCATTAGAAAAGTGAAGCTCGAAGGGAAAATGGTCGTGCCCGATAAGACAACCCTGATTCCATATATGGCTCTAGCCTTCTTTGCGGGTATACGCCCCAACGAAATCACTCGACTGAGATGGAAGGATATCGATCTACAGTTGGATGAGATCCATGTAAATGCGGACACCTCAAAAACCTCGACGGCCCGCATTGTTCATATCTCAGCCAATCTAAAGAAATGGTTAATTCCATACCGAGGTGATGACGACGCACTGGTCTTCCCCTATTCCGATACTGTGCTTCGCAGTTGGAGACGCGCCATATTCAAGGATCTCGATGTTAAATACATCCAGGATGGAGCTAGGCACTCTTTCGCGACTTACTATCTTGCACTGAACTCCATGGACGACACGATTCAGGAGTTGGGACACACTGATACCAAGATGCTGTTTAAGCATTACCGCGGCTTAGCGAAAAACCGAAAGAATCAAGCCAGGGAGTATTTCAAGATCGCACCCGCAAAAGAGGCCAAGATCATTCCTATGACGAAAGCGGTATAG
- a CDS encoding IS1595 family transposase, which translates to MSNYPRTLLEFQHRFPDESSCLHHLEHVRWPAGFECPSCGNVGDPWRLRARPRVLECRQCGNQASLTAGTIMHRTQLPLTIWFWAAYLVTTQTPGMSALQFQRQLGIKRYETAFLILHKLRMAMVRPERDRIGSKWPVEVDETFVGGTTQGEGRGRHHKTLVVGMVEVMPRKKALGPDPNLPSGQRPQHQGGHGRSFIAGRLRLQVVPNRKQETLEPILVTNVQKKAEVRTDGWTGYDNLHGLGYKHIAVPIRGDQAKTDQHLPMIHIVFGNLDAWLLGTHHGVSSAHLQGYLNEFVFRFNRRFWPMVGFESVLKIAVQVESPTVQNFYKAARESKDST; encoded by the coding sequence ATGTCGAATTACCCTCGAACCCTGTTGGAGTTTCAACATCGCTTTCCTGATGAGTCATCCTGCTTGCACCATCTGGAGCATGTCAGGTGGCCAGCGGGTTTCGAATGCCCGTCCTGTGGAAACGTCGGTGACCCTTGGCGACTTCGAGCCAGACCCCGCGTGCTGGAATGTAGGCAATGCGGGAATCAGGCCAGCCTCACAGCAGGAACAATTATGCACCGAACACAACTCCCCCTGACGATTTGGTTTTGGGCTGCCTACCTGGTGACGACGCAGACCCCGGGTATGAGTGCTCTGCAATTCCAGCGGCAGCTCGGTATCAAACGTTACGAAACTGCGTTTCTGATTCTGCACAAGTTGCGCATGGCTATGGTTCGGCCAGAGCGAGACCGAATTGGTTCCAAGTGGCCCGTTGAGGTGGATGAGACGTTCGTCGGTGGCACAACCCAAGGGGAGGGCCGGGGACGGCATCACAAAACACTTGTTGTTGGTATGGTGGAAGTTATGCCTCGCAAGAAGGCTCTGGGGCCTGATCCGAACCTGCCATCAGGGCAGCGTCCACAGCATCAGGGAGGACATGGACGGAGTTTTATTGCGGGAAGGTTGCGGCTTCAGGTTGTTCCCAACCGAAAGCAGGAAACGCTGGAGCCGATCCTTGTGACCAACGTCCAGAAGAAAGCCGAAGTACGAACCGACGGATGGACGGGCTATGACAACTTGCATGGATTGGGGTACAAACACATCGCCGTGCCCATCAGAGGGGATCAGGCCAAAACGGACCAGCATCTTCCGATGATTCACATTGTATTCGGAAATCTTGATGCCTGGCTTCTGGGAACACACCACGGCGTGAGTTCGGCGCACTTGCAGGGCTATCTCAACGAATTCGTATTCCGGTTCAATCGCCGATTCTGGCCCATGGTAGGCTTCGAGAGTGTGCTGAAAATTGCGGTCCAGGTGGAGTCTCCGACTGTGCAAAACTTTTATAAAGCCGCAAGGGAATCGAAAGATTCGACCTAG
- a CDS encoding sensor histidine kinase, with the protein MEELADLDILSIDEAADGSIWFGCIGGLARYDGRQIERIPFDDGLLSGIAHDPNRAPWGKSVLCMRDGGLVAVVENGLVLRTDGAWKVIQRDAGHSIFGSRLVQSEDGAVWLLMPGALWRFSEDLTKRQVVLRAEGSQTLASFCHDLSGDVWVLRTKSSERPELIHIPLRNGRVREEQDWRTYRLDMKKISSEPRICADMSGKIWCVDSRLDGVFLFDPSTGSGEMTNLSDFGYNFVMRDRSGGIWAAGAGTLKALHRPGDPMYSATQLGLPNIFLSLFETANGKAWVLERGGNVHTLDMGRDQWLTYEGLHFECETDDGRQWYLTKNHHVVSYDPASDRWLEYNIQDGLIDFPRSLHASSHGLVWAVGNHNQRAAFSVYNGSGWTRHELRDFAKLIWAGGAFEAKDGTVWLGCMGDKINAPGAGGALQYEVLDGGAVQLLERYAPPQFPYAIHRFAQTDDGLLWIGSPTIYTFDIATGERRIVSELPGMFTHDLVVDGARSLWAANGLSGVYRKERDGWRNFSAEEGLAGRLVVDLLPMHDGTLLAASDGGISRFDGRSWAGAVFSADFGMSNRGGSMRESNDGAMWFNFNKKDIRSLRMNVNLAGKDPFRTVRYRPDQLAPDTFIVDHLDRIDSAGNLHVSWSGKDAWLNTPSEKLQFSWRLNGGEWSSFSGEADHSFVGLGRGRHTLEVRARDRDFNIDPTPALSRFTVVPAVWQRPWFIAMVLLIGGGTVAFIWMLIYFHEKRLKDRALHLEEIDQMKTGFFTNISHELNTPLGLIKEPLGRLLKKETDPRKETLLDMAMRNADRIENLVSQILDFRKLERGIIHIEVVEGDAAGHVRESIELLQPLAKRNQISCRIVCENASQGWFDPDKLRKMASNLVGNALKYTPAGGNVVVELKTIEDADRGRMLSLIVEDTGPGVDPEHLSRIFDRFYRIPEKSIVDGSGIGLNLTKELVDLWGGEIHAESPIHSSPDGPGTRFTVLLPMELPHISNLGEQHE; encoded by the coding sequence ATGGAGGAACTGGCCGATCTGGACATCCTTTCCATAGACGAGGCGGCGGATGGCTCGATTTGGTTCGGTTGCATTGGCGGGTTGGCGCGGTATGACGGCCGGCAGATCGAGCGCATTCCTTTTGATGATGGGCTGTTGTCGGGCATCGCGCATGATCCGAACCGAGCGCCTTGGGGAAAAAGCGTGCTATGCATGCGGGACGGCGGACTGGTTGCTGTGGTCGAGAACGGGCTGGTGCTAAGGACGGACGGTGCGTGGAAGGTGATTCAGCGGGATGCGGGTCATTCCATTTTCGGCAGCCGGTTGGTGCAGTCCGAGGATGGCGCGGTATGGCTGCTGATGCCCGGCGCGCTTTGGCGGTTCAGCGAAGATTTAACGAAGCGGCAGGTCGTACTTCGTGCTGAGGGATCGCAAACCCTGGCTTCTTTTTGCCATGACTTGAGCGGCGATGTGTGGGTGCTACGAACGAAGTCTTCGGAACGCCCGGAGCTGATCCATATTCCGCTTCGGAATGGACGGGTGAGGGAAGAGCAGGATTGGCGAACCTATCGGTTGGATATGAAGAAAATCTCAAGTGAACCACGTATCTGCGCCGATATGTCCGGGAAGATCTGGTGTGTCGATAGCCGGCTGGATGGGGTCTTTCTGTTTGACCCCTCCACGGGATCGGGGGAAATGACGAACCTGTCCGACTTCGGGTATAATTTTGTAATGAGGGATCGGAGCGGGGGTATCTGGGCGGCGGGCGCGGGGACGCTCAAGGCGCTGCATCGTCCTGGAGATCCGATGTATTCCGCAACTCAACTTGGGCTTCCCAATATTTTCCTGTCGCTATTCGAGACCGCGAATGGAAAGGCGTGGGTACTTGAACGTGGGGGGAACGTGCATACGCTGGATATGGGGAGGGACCAGTGGCTGACCTACGAGGGATTGCATTTCGAGTGCGAAACGGACGACGGTCGGCAATGGTATTTAACGAAGAATCATCATGTGGTGTCGTATGATCCGGCCTCCGATCGTTGGCTCGAATATAATATACAGGATGGACTGATCGATTTCCCGCGTTCATTGCACGCATCCAGCCACGGTTTGGTCTGGGCGGTCGGCAACCACAATCAGCGCGCGGCCTTTAGCGTCTATAATGGATCGGGCTGGACTCGGCACGAATTGCGTGATTTCGCAAAGCTGATCTGGGCGGGTGGCGCATTCGAGGCCAAAGACGGTACGGTTTGGCTCGGATGCATGGGCGACAAAATTAATGCACCGGGGGCAGGCGGCGCACTTCAATACGAGGTGCTCGACGGCGGAGCCGTCCAGCTTTTGGAACGGTATGCCCCCCCTCAATTCCCTTACGCCATCCACCGGTTCGCCCAAACGGATGACGGCCTTCTATGGATCGGATCGCCAACCATCTATACGTTTGACATCGCGACTGGGGAAAGACGGATCGTCTCAGAGCTTCCCGGCATGTTCACCCATGACCTTGTGGTGGATGGAGCACGAAGCCTATGGGCGGCCAACGGATTGTCCGGTGTCTACCGCAAGGAAAGGGATGGATGGCGGAATTTTTCCGCAGAGGAGGGGTTGGCGGGAAGGCTGGTTGTGGATCTGCTGCCGATGCACGATGGAACGTTGCTCGCCGCGTCCGATGGCGGTATCAGCCGGTTCGACGGAAGGAGCTGGGCGGGGGCGGTGTTTTCGGCCGACTTCGGTATGTCGAACCGGGGAGGAAGCATGCGCGAATCGAACGATGGCGCCATGTGGTTTAATTTCAACAAAAAGGATATACGGTCGCTGCGGATGAACGTCAATCTGGCAGGGAAGGATCCATTCCGTACGGTTCGTTACAGGCCTGACCAACTCGCACCGGACACTTTCATTGTCGACCATCTAGATCGAATCGACTCCGCCGGGAACCTCCATGTTTCCTGGTCAGGGAAAGATGCGTGGCTGAATACGCCTTCGGAGAAGTTGCAGTTTTCATGGCGGCTGAACGGGGGAGAATGGTCGTCGTTCTCCGGTGAAGCCGACCATTCGTTTGTCGGGTTGGGGCGCGGAAGGCATACCTTGGAAGTCCGCGCCCGGGATCGTGATTTCAATATAGACCCGACCCCGGCGCTGAGTCGGTTCACGGTGGTTCCGGCGGTGTGGCAACGCCCTTGGTTCATTGCCATGGTGCTGCTGATAGGTGGCGGGACGGTGGCGTTCATCTGGATGCTGATTTATTTCCACGAGAAACGGTTGAAGGATCGTGCGTTGCATCTGGAGGAAATCGATCAGATGAAAACCGGGTTCTTCACCAATATTTCGCACGAGCTGAACACGCCTCTCGGATTGATCAAGGAACCGCTGGGGCGGCTGCTGAAAAAAGAGACCGATCCGCGCAAGGAAACGCTGCTCGATATGGCGATGCGCAACGCCGACCGCATTGAAAACCTGGTTTCGCAGATCCTGGATTTCCGCAAGCTCGAACGGGGAATAATCCATATTGAGGTTGTGGAAGGGGACGCGGCCGGGCATGTGCGGGAGAGCATCGAACTCCTGCAGCCACTCGCAAAAAGGAACCAGATTTCCTGCAGGATTGTTTGCGAGAACGCCAGCCAAGGATGGTTCGATCCGGATAAGCTCAGGAAGATGGCCTCCAATCTGGTGGGCAACGCCCTCAAGTATACTCCGGCGGGCGGAAACGTTGTGGTGGAACTGAAAACGATTGAGGATGCCGACCGTGGACGTATGCTTTCCCTGATCGTCGAGGACACGGGCCCCGGTGTCGATCCCGAGCACTTGTCACGCATCTTTGACCGCTTTTACCGCATTCCTGAAAAGTCGATCGTGGACGGTTCTGGAATCGGCCTGAACCTCACCAAGGAGCTGGTCGATCTGTGGGGCGGGGAGATTCATGCCGAGAGCCCCATCCATTCGTCACCGGATGGT